In Massilia antarctica, the following are encoded in one genomic region:
- the pbpC gene encoding penicillin-binding protein 1C, with product MRRAAAPLLLALLACANALAVPTPEQARAAYRSSDAELLDRHGVPIQSLRTDMTLRRAPWVGLADISPAMRVALVQAEDRRFMQHDGVDVSALGKAAWDNLLRTRARGASTITMQLAALLDERLRASAQGRSWGQKWDQASAARELEAGWSKAQIMEAYLNLVPFRGELQGIGAAARGLFGKAPSGLNQAESAILASLLRAPSAPPRVVAQRACVLAKEINPAASCAGIEWDVAAAFSRPAASAGQAQAPQVAQRLLKGAARQVRSTLDATLQRQAQDSLRQHLAALRERNVTQGALVVLDNDSGEIVAYVANGGASEVDGVLALRQAGSTLKPFLYQLAMERGWITAASLQDDSPLEIATAAGPYVPQNYDRQFKGWVSTRTSLASSLNVPAVRMLQLAGLERFHARLRALGMASLSEPAEFYGYSLALGSGDVSLLELANAYRTLANGGLHGSVTLQPRAPQAKTRVLDARTSFIVGDILSDRAARSLTFGLRNELATSFWSAVKTGTSKDMRDNWCVGYSEKYTVAVWVGNFDGSPMWDVSGVTGAAPVWRDVMDFLHRQTPSRAPAAPPGLVQQVVGYQPAFEAPRKEWFVRGTESAQVTLVAAEQRRAAILYPGQASVIAIDPDIPAGLERVVFRAQGAAGLAWRLDGVDLGAAGAGHAWQPVAGEHELALVDAHDKVVAATRFKVRGSRAN from the coding sequence ATGCGCCGCGCCGCCGCGCCGCTGTTGCTGGCATTGCTGGCGTGCGCCAACGCGCTGGCCGTGCCCACGCCGGAGCAGGCGAGGGCGGCGTACCGCTCGTCGGATGCCGAACTGCTCGACCGCCACGGCGTGCCGATCCAGTCGCTGCGCACCGACATGACCTTGCGGCGCGCGCCGTGGGTGGGCCTGGCCGACATTTCACCCGCCATGCGCGTGGCGCTGGTGCAGGCCGAGGACCGGCGCTTCATGCAGCACGACGGGGTGGATGTGAGCGCGCTCGGCAAGGCGGCGTGGGATAACCTGCTGCGCACCCGCGCGCGCGGCGCCTCGACCATCACGATGCAGCTGGCGGCGCTGCTCGACGAACGCTTGCGCGCCAGCGCGCAAGGGCGCAGCTGGGGCCAGAAATGGGACCAGGCCAGCGCCGCGCGCGAGCTGGAAGCCGGCTGGAGCAAGGCCCAGATCATGGAAGCCTATCTGAACCTGGTGCCGTTTCGCGGCGAGCTGCAAGGCATCGGCGCGGCCGCGCGCGGCCTGTTCGGCAAGGCGCCGTCGGGATTGAACCAGGCCGAGTCGGCGATTCTCGCGAGTTTGTTGCGGGCGCCGTCGGCGCCGCCGCGCGTGGTGGCGCAGCGCGCCTGCGTGCTGGCCAAAGAGATAAACCCGGCCGCCAGTTGCGCCGGCATCGAGTGGGATGTGGCGGCGGCGTTTTCCCGCCCTGCCGCCAGCGCGGGCCAGGCGCAGGCGCCGCAGGTGGCCCAGCGCCTGCTCAAGGGCGCCGCGCGCCAGGTGCGCAGCACGCTCGACGCCACCTTGCAGCGCCAGGCCCAGGACAGCCTGCGCCAGCATCTGGCGGCCCTGCGCGAGCGCAATGTGACCCAGGGCGCGCTGGTGGTGCTCGATAACGACAGCGGCGAGATCGTCGCCTATGTCGCCAACGGCGGCGCCAGCGAGGTCGATGGCGTGCTGGCCCTGCGCCAGGCCGGCTCCACCCTCAAGCCCTTCCTGTACCAGCTGGCGATGGAGCGCGGCTGGATCACGGCCGCCTCGCTGCAGGACGATTCGCCGCTGGAAATCGCGACCGCCGCCGGACCGTACGTGCCGCAGAATTACGACCGCCAGTTCAAGGGCTGGGTCAGCACGCGCACCAGCCTTGCCAGTTCGCTCAACGTACCGGCGGTGCGCATGCTCCAGCTCGCGGGGCTGGAGCGCTTTCACGCCCGCCTGCGCGCGCTCGGCATGGCCAGCCTCTCCGAGCCGGCCGAATTTTACGGCTACTCGCTGGCGCTGGGTTCGGGCGACGTGTCGCTGCTGGAACTGGCCAACGCTTACCGCACCCTGGCCAACGGCGGCCTGCATGGCAGCGTCACTCTCCAGCCGCGCGCGCCGCAGGCCAAGACGCGGGTGCTCGATGCGCGCACCAGTTTCATCGTCGGCGATATCTTGTCCGACCGCGCCGCGCGCAGCCTCACCTTCGGCCTGCGCAACGAACTGGCTACCTCGTTCTGGAGCGCGGTCAAGACCGGCACCAGCAAGGACATGCGCGACAACTGGTGCGTCGGCTACTCGGAAAAATACACGGTCGCGGTCTGGGTCGGCAATTTCGACGGCAGCCCGATGTGGGACGTGTCCGGCGTGACCGGCGCGGCGCCCGTGTGGCGCGACGTGATGGACTTCCTGCACCGGCAGACGCCGAGCCGCGCCCCGGCCGCGCCGCCCGGGCTGGTGCAGCAGGTGGTCGGCTACCAGCCGGCGTTCGAGGCGCCGCGCAAGGAGTGGTTCGTGCGCGGCACCGAGAGCGCGCAGGTGACCCTGGTGGCGGCGGAGCAGCGCCGCGCCGCCATTCTGTATCCGGGGCAGGCCAGCGTGATCGCCATCGATCCAGATATTCCGGCGGGGCTGGAGCGGGTCGTATTCCGGGCCCAGGGCGCGGCCGGGCTGGCGTGGCGTCTCGATGGCGTTGACTTGGGCGCCGCTGGCGCGGGCCACGCCTGGCAGCCGGTGGCGGGTGAGCACGAACTGGCGCTGGTGGACGCGCACGACAAGGTAGTCGCGGCAACCCGCTTCAAGGTCCGCGGCAGCCGGGCAAATTAG
- a CDS encoding AAA family ATPase, which produces MTQAAASLRDAIREAADGLINRDHLAELMILGAVAQEHLLVIGPPGTAKSAVVRRVAQSLGGRYFEYLLGRFTEPSELFGAVNLGKLRDGLVETDIGGMLPEADIAFLDEVFLGSTAILNTLLGVLNERRFRRGHTDIACPLRLCVGASNALPDDDSLAAFADRFLLHVFVDAVPDSRLEDLLAGGWAVGQCTVAARAAMATLDELNALVPKVDMSAVRADLAQAIRQLRKAQIALSDRRIVKAQQLIAAAAVLAGRNVATRADLWPLVYVVPSAAGQQSARETLRELLAEARHPLLQAVVETAVQQPLARIARLAETADRLLGTARGEGFRGEAEALLREIDANFGKASLPPELSARRAQLVVAVQSA; this is translated from the coding sequence GTGACCCAAGCCGCAGCCAGCCTGCGCGACGCCATCCGCGAAGCCGCCGATGGCCTGATCAACCGCGACCATCTGGCCGAACTGATGATCCTCGGCGCGGTGGCGCAGGAGCACCTGCTCGTGATCGGCCCGCCCGGCACCGCCAAAAGCGCCGTGGTGCGCCGCGTGGCCCAGAGCCTGGGCGGACGCTATTTCGAATACCTGCTGGGGCGCTTCACCGAGCCGTCCGAACTGTTTGGCGCGGTCAACCTGGGCAAACTGCGCGATGGTCTGGTCGAGACGGACATCGGCGGCATGCTGCCCGAGGCCGACATCGCCTTTCTCGACGAAGTATTCCTCGGCTCGACCGCCATCCTGAACACCTTGCTGGGGGTGCTCAACGAGCGCCGCTTCCGCCGCGGTCACACCGATATCGCCTGTCCTTTGCGCCTGTGCGTGGGCGCTTCCAATGCGCTGCCGGACGACGACAGCCTGGCCGCCTTTGCCGACCGCTTTTTGCTGCACGTGTTCGTCGACGCCGTGCCCGACTCGCGCCTGGAAGACTTGCTGGCCGGCGGCTGGGCGGTCGGCCAGTGCACGGTCGCGGCGCGTGCCGCCATGGCCACCCTGGACGAGCTGAACGCGTTGGTGCCGAAGGTGGACATGAGCGCCGTGCGCGCCGACCTGGCGCAAGCGATCCGGCAGTTGCGCAAGGCGCAGATCGCTTTGTCCGACCGCCGCATCGTCAAGGCCCAGCAACTGATCGCGGCGGCCGCCGTGCTGGCCGGGCGCAACGTCGCCACCCGCGCCGACCTGTGGCCGCTGGTGTACGTGGTGCCCAGCGCCGCCGGCCAGCAAAGCGCACGCGAAACCCTGCGCGAGCTGCTCGCCGAGGCGCGCCATCCGCTCTTGCAGGCGGTGGTGGAAACGGCCGTGCAGCAGCCGCTGGCCCGCATCGCGCGCCTGGCCGAAACGGCCGACCGGCTGCTCGGTACTGCGCGCGGGGAAGGCTTTCGCGGCGAGGCTGAAGCGCTGCTGCGCGAAATCGACGCCAACTTCGGCAAGGCCAGCCTGCCGCCGGAACTGTCGGCGCGCCGCGCGCAGCTGGTGGTGGCCGTGCAGTCGGCCTGA
- a CDS encoding bpX5 domain-containing protein: protein MNALGWIARSGTAPEPGGQVSQGAVMRQVLARLDLCSDTQLDALTAVATRDMLVLLGRGAALPWVDGARYCAPDPLQRMLWLPTDVVPQLPLDLVLANLSARGASLPFLLWNDPEQVLPIGQPIPLNRASLAWLGQELE, encoded by the coding sequence ATGAACGCGCTGGGATGGATCGCGCGCTCCGGCACCGCGCCGGAGCCGGGCGGGCAGGTCTCGCAAGGCGCCGTGATGCGCCAGGTGCTGGCACGCCTGGACCTGTGCAGCGACACCCAGCTGGACGCGCTGACGGCGGTTGCCACGCGCGACATGCTGGTGCTGCTGGGACGCGGCGCGGCGCTGCCGTGGGTCGACGGCGCGCGTTACTGCGCCCCGGACCCGCTCCAGCGCATGCTGTGGCTGCCCACCGACGTGGTGCCGCAACTGCCGCTCGACCTGGTGCTGGCCAATCTGTCGGCGCGCGGCGCCAGCCTGCCTTTCCTGCTGTGGAACGACCCCGAACAAGTGCTGCCCATCGGCCAGCCGATTCCGCTCAACCGCGCCAGCCTGGCGTGGCTGGGCCAGGAACTCGAATAA
- a CDS encoding bpX6 domain-containing protein, giving the protein MHLEIRQPLFSGRREVRALWFDLALLGETEARRRVLAHWQAGSQLFQACGGFLLAWPAPRWQHVDALDALALCQVGAALSSAPLSDAELAALPAGAYWLVRAGVAQAAVPDARVDPAPWLALGSVALRVPLAPPPAPAAQAVAQPMSLQEVLGAAMPERSAESIAFRREFAMPAKGKRDGGGAAMAAAALAGAVLGLLARWFGPKPAAGGSGAGQPRPAKGGSGAGKPRPATPGPLARLLSDWALRMASLTRLSDLLGWRQADYLQKMLDMFAKGDLAQALRHAVPIDAIGGGSARPALGRPRPRTSLTISAPSPAAPAISLDSGLSEQLRATYRRSFEQLDREGRIDEAVYVLAELLQCGLEAVTYLEKKERYLQAAQLAATVELAPAVAVRLWVLAGDIERAVQVARLHNDFDAAVRLLESRNSEHAAPLRRHWAEYLAARGDLAEAIDAIWPLPQHHALALAWLVQAERSGGALGMQALARKLALMPGTLRSSAAAIDMVLGAPGVDGVQLRARLAVALLGTTPVSASSRRVAAALLRKVLPERMEGLSRIDKKSLVHLAELAGNAVLSADLPPFSTRFDIDLTPLNNRREQLALRLADRGLMPIQHARALPDGQYLLALGEGGVVRIGRDGRQLAHYPVPAGHLVMSHNGKRALALVKRDRKYRVSRLDLISGSVSDWLTLELQHWSGEYDGVSWNVAMERRLAVIDTTVQDQRIVWQVADLPGAIHAYADRAGALTILLRVADGLEQWSYELPGRQLRQRDWWSDIACSDQTWIANTWVLPGPSGAAPYVVTIDRALGKILVRQHGAPALPPVALGLNAPRKVLIDGPWLVLVSEEDNSMCCRVVSLNDGVVRARIVLPHHSTAGFSFRNGRLLMFDQAGRLVDLDCGTGVASTLCLS; this is encoded by the coding sequence ATGCACCTTGAAATTCGCCAACCGCTGTTCAGCGGCCGCCGCGAAGTACGCGCGCTGTGGTTCGACCTGGCCCTGCTGGGCGAAACCGAGGCGCGCCGGCGCGTGCTGGCGCACTGGCAGGCCGGCTCGCAACTGTTCCAGGCCTGCGGCGGCTTCCTGCTGGCGTGGCCGGCGCCGCGCTGGCAGCACGTGGACGCGCTCGACGCGCTGGCCTTGTGCCAGGTCGGCGCAGCGCTCAGCAGCGCGCCCCTGAGCGACGCCGAACTGGCCGCGCTGCCGGCCGGTGCCTACTGGCTGGTGCGCGCCGGCGTGGCGCAGGCGGCCGTGCCAGATGCCCGCGTCGATCCGGCACCGTGGCTGGCGCTGGGGTCGGTCGCGCTGCGCGTGCCGCTGGCGCCGCCGCCCGCGCCGGCTGCGCAGGCCGTCGCGCAGCCGATGTCGCTGCAAGAAGTGCTGGGCGCGGCGATGCCGGAGCGCAGCGCCGAGAGCATCGCCTTCCGGCGCGAGTTCGCCATGCCCGCTAAAGGCAAGCGGGACGGCGGCGGCGCCGCGATGGCCGCCGCCGCACTCGCTGGCGCTGTCCTCGGCTTGCTCGCGCGCTGGTTCGGCCCAAAGCCGGCCGCGGGTGGCAGCGGAGCAGGGCAGCCGCGCCCGGCCAAGGGCGGCAGCGGGGCAGGGAAGCCGCGCCCGGCCACACCCGGCCCGCTGGCGCGGCTGCTGTCCGACTGGGCGCTGCGGATGGCGTCGCTGACCCGCCTGTCCGATCTGCTGGGCTGGCGCCAGGCCGATTATCTGCAAAAAATGCTGGACATGTTCGCCAAAGGCGACCTGGCGCAAGCGCTGCGCCACGCGGTGCCGATCGACGCCATCGGCGGCGGGTCCGCCCGCCCGGCGCTGGGCAGGCCGCGTCCGCGCACCAGCCTGACCATCAGCGCTCCCAGCCCGGCCGCGCCCGCGATTAGCTTGGACAGTGGCCTGTCGGAGCAGCTGCGCGCAACCTACCGGCGCAGCTTCGAACAGCTCGACCGCGAGGGCCGCATCGACGAAGCGGTCTACGTGCTGGCCGAACTGCTGCAGTGCGGCCTGGAAGCGGTGACCTACCTGGAAAAGAAGGAGCGCTACCTGCAGGCGGCGCAACTGGCCGCGACCGTGGAACTGGCGCCGGCGGTGGCGGTGCGCCTGTGGGTGCTGGCCGGCGACATCGAGCGCGCAGTCCAGGTGGCGCGCCTGCACAACGACTTCGACGCCGCCGTGCGCCTGCTGGAAAGCCGCAACAGCGAGCACGCGGCACCGCTGCGGCGCCACTGGGCCGAGTACCTGGCCGCGCGCGGCGACCTGGCCGAGGCGATCGACGCCATCTGGCCCTTGCCGCAGCATCATGCGCTGGCGCTGGCTTGGCTGGTGCAGGCCGAACGCAGCGGCGGCGCCCTGGGCATGCAGGCGCTGGCGCGCAAGCTGGCGCTGATGCCGGGCACCTTGCGCAGCAGCGCGGCGGCCATCGACATGGTGCTCGGCGCGCCCGGCGTCGATGGCGTGCAGCTGCGCGCGCGCCTGGCGGTGGCACTGCTGGGCACCACGCCAGTATCGGCTTCGTCCAGGCGGGTCGCCGCTGCGTTACTGCGCAAGGTGCTGCCGGAACGGATGGAAGGCTTGAGCCGGATCGACAAGAAGTCCCTCGTGCATCTGGCAGAGCTGGCCGGCAACGCGGTGCTCAGCGCCGACCTGCCGCCGTTCTCGACCAGGTTCGACATTGACCTGACGCCCTTGAACAATCGCCGCGAGCAGCTCGCATTGCGGCTCGCCGACCGCGGCCTGATGCCGATCCAGCACGCGCGCGCCCTGCCTGACGGCCAGTACCTGCTGGCCCTGGGCGAAGGCGGCGTGGTGCGGATCGGGCGCGACGGCCGCCAGCTGGCCCATTATCCGGTGCCGGCCGGGCACCTGGTGATGTCACATAACGGCAAGCGCGCGCTGGCGCTGGTCAAGCGCGACCGCAAGTACCGGGTTAGCCGGCTGGACCTGATCAGCGGCAGCGTATCGGACTGGCTCACGCTCGAATTGCAGCACTGGTCCGGCGAGTACGACGGGGTGTCCTGGAACGTCGCCATGGAGCGGCGCCTGGCGGTAATCGACACCACCGTACAGGATCAGCGGATCGTCTGGCAGGTGGCGGATCTGCCTGGCGCGATCCACGCCTATGCCGACCGGGCCGGCGCGCTCACCATCCTGCTGCGCGTGGCGGACGGGCTGGAGCAATGGTCGTATGAGCTGCCCGGCCGGCAGTTGCGCCAGCGTGACTGGTGGAGCGATATCGCCTGTAGCGATCAGACGTGGATCGCGAACACGTGGGTCCTTCCCGGCCCCTCGGGCGCGGCGCCGTACGTGGTGACCATCGACCGGGCTCTCGGGAAGATTCTGGTGAGGCAGCACGGCGCGCCGGCGTTGCCGCCGGTCGCGCTGGGGCTGAACGCGCCGCGCAAGGTACTCATCGACGGTCCGTGGCTGGTGCTGGTCAGCGAGGAGGACAATTCGATGTGCTGCCGCGTCGTCAGCCTGAACGATGGCGTGGTGCGGGCGCGCATCGTGCTGCCGCACCACAGTACGGCGGGCTTCAGCTTCCGCAACGGGCGCCTGCTGATGTTCGACCAGGCCGGGCGCCTGGTGGACCTGGACTGCGGGACCGGCGTCGCAAGCACCTTGTGCCTGAGTTAA
- a CDS encoding DUF805 domain-containing protein, translating into MENPYHNPYTPPGAGMLPAAPAQARCTPRMLALHGRIGRVRYLVYVSLLTSLLVGATVLMVAALLPVGPLASSLALLMLIPLLGMLAVMARRRLNDLGRSGWWSVLGLVPFVNLVVGLWPLLEAGNPGENAYGLPPPPNGWQLVLAAWVLPLAMLLCLPTCLRMQYRWTSIVAAAYFDMQTPPGMPHQPAPPHLTPIWR; encoded by the coding sequence ATGGAAAATCCTTACCATAATCCCTACACGCCACCGGGCGCCGGCATGCTCCCCGCCGCACCGGCGCAGGCGCGCTGCACGCCGCGCATGCTGGCCCTGCACGGGCGCATCGGAAGGGTGCGCTATCTGGTGTACGTCTCGCTGCTGACGAGCTTGCTGGTCGGGGCCACCGTGCTGATGGTGGCCGCACTGTTGCCGGTCGGCCCTCTGGCAAGCAGCCTGGCGCTGCTGATGCTGATCCCCTTGCTGGGCATGCTGGCCGTCATGGCGCGCCGGCGCCTGAACGACCTGGGGCGTTCCGGCTGGTGGAGCGTGCTGGGTCTGGTGCCATTCGTCAATCTGGTAGTTGGCTTGTGGCCGCTGCTGGAGGCCGGCAATCCCGGCGAAAATGCCTACGGCTTGCCGCCGCCGCCCAACGGATGGCAGCTCGTGCTGGCCGCCTGGGTGCTTCCGCTTGCCATGCTGCTGTGCTTGCCGACCTGTCTGAGAATGCAGTACCGCTGGACCAGCATCGTCGCCGCCGCCTACTTCGATATGCAAACGCCGCCGGGCATGCCGCACCAACCGGCTCCGCCCCACCTCACGCCGATATGGCGATGA
- a CDS encoding DUF805 domain-containing protein gives MDNPYAPPASGIEPVQEHGDTYVPDWFDASGRIGRLRYLVYVTLPTTLMVVLAEFLNNRFNLDARPRVLWALTIAAGLAVAALLAVMSLRRLRDLGRPWGWALILPLAPINLLLIGVLLVRPGDQGRNRYGAPASENTMLVVAGAWLLLLMALTWLAWLFDIA, from the coding sequence GTGGATAATCCTTACGCGCCGCCGGCATCGGGTATTGAGCCGGTGCAGGAGCATGGCGACACCTATGTGCCGGACTGGTTCGACGCAAGCGGACGCATCGGCCGCTTGCGTTACCTGGTGTATGTCACGCTGCCGACGACCCTGATGGTGGTGTTGGCGGAGTTCCTGAACAACCGCTTCAACCTGGACGCGCGGCCCCGCGTGCTATGGGCGCTGACGATTGCGGCGGGGCTTGCCGTGGCCGCACTGCTGGCGGTGATGAGCTTGCGCCGCCTGCGCGACCTGGGGCGGCCGTGGGGGTGGGCGCTGATCCTGCCTCTGGCGCCGATCAACCTGCTGCTGATCGGCGTTCTGCTGGTCCGCCCCGGCGACCAGGGCCGCAACCGCTACGGGGCGCCAGCGTCGGAAAACACCATGCTGGTGGTGGCCGGGGCCTGGCTGCTGCTGCTGATGGCGCTCACCTGGCTCGCGTGGCTGTTCGATATCGCTTGA
- a CDS encoding VOC family protein, protein MFSHIMIGSNDIARSKQFYDAVLGTLGAGEPLRNEAKSGHVRLFYRNNGNVFCITEPINGEEATYANGGTIAFRCSSPEHVQTFYDAAVAHGGTACEDPPGHRDTSLGPMYLAYIRDPDGNKICAIHRTE, encoded by the coding sequence ATGTTCAGTCATATCATGATTGGTTCAAACGATATCGCACGGTCGAAACAGTTTTACGATGCCGTGCTGGGGACACTCGGGGCGGGCGAACCGCTGCGCAACGAGGCAAAGTCCGGTCACGTGCGCCTCTTCTACCGGAACAACGGCAATGTCTTTTGCATCACCGAGCCAATCAATGGCGAAGAAGCGACCTATGCGAACGGCGGCACCATTGCCTTCCGATGCAGCTCGCCCGAGCACGTGCAAACGTTTTACGATGCGGCCGTCGCGCATGGCGGCACTGCCTGCGAAGACCCGCCGGGCCATCGCGACACCAGCCTGGGACCCATGTACCTGGCCTATATCCGTGATCCGGACGGCAACAAGATCTGCGCGATTCACCGGACCGAGTAA
- a CDS encoding DUF58 domain-containing protein — translation MADVLTPSRTLLAVAGGWTVLGLAASHVDALLPLWQGTGLAALAVACVDAWISRKAPLLRVERELAGVWPVGTWNKVTLKLHNEGARRVALDLYDDYPATWSMEGLSHRSDIAPGAYAAVTYSLCADRRGPASFGPAHLRVRSPLRLWQRVHRIGAPSAIKVFPDFSKLLGHTLSATDRRAPAAGAIRKRRRGEGTDFRQLREYRDGDSMRSIDWKATARRQKPITREYQEERDQQVVFLLDTGRRMLARDDTTTHFDHALNAVLTLGFLAQKQGDAVGLMTFGGETRWVAPLKGRNGLDRLLGAVYDVQPSEMAPDYLQAATNLLNRLSKRAFVVIITNLRDEDDTALRSACELMSSKHLVICASLREKVMDGARSKAVDTFPGALRYSATVHYLQQRREAIRRLGIRAERLIDITPDQLSAALVNRYLDIKESGQL, via the coding sequence GTGGCTGACGTACTGACCCCGTCGCGCACCCTGCTGGCTGTCGCCGGCGGCTGGACCGTGCTTGGCCTGGCGGCCAGCCACGTGGACGCGCTGCTGCCGCTGTGGCAGGGAACCGGCCTGGCCGCGCTGGCCGTTGCCTGCGTCGACGCCTGGATCTCGCGCAAGGCGCCGCTGCTGCGCGTGGAGCGCGAACTGGCCGGCGTGTGGCCGGTCGGCACCTGGAACAAGGTCACGCTCAAGCTGCACAACGAGGGCGCGCGCCGCGTGGCCCTCGACCTGTACGACGACTACCCCGCCACCTGGTCCATGGAAGGCCTGAGCCACCGCAGCGACATCGCGCCGGGCGCCTACGCCGCCGTCACCTACAGCCTGTGCGCCGACCGGCGCGGCCCGGCCAGTTTCGGGCCGGCCCACCTGCGCGTGCGCTCGCCGCTGCGCCTGTGGCAGCGCGTGCACCGCATCGGCGCGCCGAGCGCCATCAAGGTGTTCCCCGATTTTTCCAAGCTGCTCGGCCACACCCTGAGCGCGACCGACCGGCGCGCGCCGGCGGCCGGCGCCATCCGCAAGCGGCGCCGCGGCGAAGGCACCGACTTTCGCCAGCTGCGCGAATACCGCGACGGCGACAGCATGCGCTCGATCGACTGGAAAGCCACCGCGCGGCGCCAGAAGCCGATCACCCGCGAATACCAGGAAGAGCGCGACCAGCAGGTCGTGTTCCTGCTCGATACCGGGCGCCGCATGCTGGCGCGCGACGACACCACCACCCACTTCGACCATGCGCTCAACGCCGTGCTCACGCTCGGCTTCCTGGCGCAGAAACAGGGCGACGCGGTCGGCCTGATGACCTTCGGCGGCGAGACCCGCTGGGTGGCGCCGCTCAAGGGCCGCAACGGGCTCGATCGCCTGCTCGGCGCGGTGTACGACGTGCAGCCGTCCGAAATGGCGCCCGACTACCTGCAGGCGGCCACCAACCTGCTCAACCGCCTGAGCAAGCGCGCCTTTGTCGTCATCATCACCAACCTGCGCGACGAAGACGACACGGCGCTGCGCTCGGCCTGCGAGCTGATGTCGAGCAAGCACCTGGTGATCTGCGCCAGCCTGCGCGAAAAAGTCATGGACGGCGCGCGCAGCAAGGCGGTCGACACCTTCCCCGGCGCCCTGCGCTACAGCGCCACGGTGCACTACCTGCAACAGCGGCGCGAGGCCATCCGCCGCCTGGGCATCCGCGCCGAGCGCCTGATCGACATCACGCCGGACCAGCTCAGCGCGGCGCTGGTGAACCGCTACCTGGACATCAAGGAAAGCGGGCAACTGTAA
- a CDS encoding AAA family ATPase, translating to MNDNTATSAAPAITAERLNQAIGIVQRMREEIRSAVIGQQAVVDQVLACCLAGGHVLIEGVPGLGKTLLVKALAKTFAGDFSRIQFTPDLMPADVMGHAVYDMKSQSFSVRRGPVFAHLLLADEINRAPAKTQSSLLEVMQERQVTIEGESHRLAPPFMVLATQNPLENEGTYPLPEAQLDRFLIKVRIDYPSADEEEQMLRMVTRDRVGDGLEVSQVATLVKPDTIVALQQLVARIRVDDAVAAYAVRLVRATRDWPGIAIGAGPRGSIALVRMARAMALTSGRDYVTPDDIKAAALPVLRHRIAVSPESELDGLSSDELLLGLIEEVAAPRG from the coding sequence ATGAACGATAACACCGCCACCAGCGCCGCCCCCGCCATCACGGCCGAACGCCTGAACCAGGCGATCGGCATTGTCCAGCGCATGCGCGAGGAAATCCGCAGCGCCGTGATCGGCCAGCAGGCCGTTGTCGACCAGGTTCTGGCCTGCTGCCTCGCCGGCGGCCACGTGCTGATCGAAGGCGTGCCGGGGCTGGGCAAGACCTTGCTGGTCAAGGCCCTGGCCAAGACCTTCGCCGGCGACTTTTCGCGCATCCAGTTCACACCAGACCTGATGCCGGCCGACGTCATGGGCCACGCCGTCTACGACATGAAGAGCCAATCCTTCAGCGTGCGCCGCGGCCCGGTGTTCGCGCACCTGCTGCTGGCCGACGAAATCAACCGCGCGCCGGCCAAGACCCAGTCCTCGCTGCTCGAAGTGATGCAGGAGCGCCAGGTCACGATCGAAGGCGAATCGCATCGCCTGGCGCCGCCGTTCATGGTGCTGGCCACGCAAAATCCGCTGGAAAACGAAGGCACCTACCCGCTGCCCGAAGCCCAGCTGGACCGCTTCCTGATCAAGGTGCGCATCGATTATCCGAGCGCCGACGAAGAAGAGCAGATGCTGCGCATGGTCACCCGCGACCGGGTCGGCGACGGCCTCGAAGTGAGCCAGGTGGCCACCCTGGTCAAGCCCGACACCATCGTCGCGCTGCAGCAGCTCGTCGCCCGCATCCGGGTCGACGACGCCGTCGCCGCCTACGCCGTGCGGCTGGTGCGCGCCACGCGCGACTGGCCCGGCATTGCGATCGGCGCCGGTCCGCGCGGGTCCATCGCGCTGGTGCGCATGGCGCGCGCCATGGCCCTGACCTCGGGGCGCGACTACGTCACCCCGGACGACATCAAGGCGGCCGCGCTGCCGGTGCTGCGCCACCGCATCGCGGTCTCTCCGGAAAGCGAACTCGATGGCCTGAGCAGCGACGAACTGCTGCTTGGCCTGATCGAAGAAGTCGCCGCTCCGCGTGGCTGA